Proteins found in one Micropterus dolomieu isolate WLL.071019.BEF.003 ecotype Adirondacks linkage group LG10, ASM2129224v1, whole genome shotgun sequence genomic segment:
- the stxbp6l gene encoding syntaxin binding protein 6 (amisyn), like, giving the protein MNIQSAINKEVFIPRDERLLVAVEVRRRKRKRMSFLPAGAKPDYATFICISVTNTRPHQLLITKVKQFGGSSSFTRRSQWTVEQLRQVNGINPNKDSPEFDLVFDNAVDQWVASSSAEKCIFVQILYHACQTYWEGKAGSLGKAVKLAKVGHQKIASSQRTVHEGGASPSDSPPKSASRTLQARRKSYVPPRQAEFINCQSKLTGDACTMNLVIYRCKAFFNRMKNMMVANQSCSPGRGTGQPGQRVTGSTMGNVVQRVNVALGERGERLTQAEDKTVELMHKAQQFADTAHKLALKYSK; this is encoded by the exons ATGAACATTCAGTCTGCCATCAACAAAGAGGTCTTCATCCCTCGTGACGAGCGGTTGCTAGTGGCAGTGGAGGTGCgaaggaggaaaaggaagaggatGTCGTTCCTGCCTGCTGGAGCCAAACCAGACTATGCTACATTCATCTGCATTTCAG TGACCAACACGAGGCCACATCAGCTCCTCATTACAAAGGTGAAGCAATTTGGtggctcctcctccttcaccagGAGGTCCCAGTGGACGGTGGAGCAGCTCCGACAGGTCAACGGCATCAACCCAAACAAG GACAGCCCAGAGTTTGACCTGGTGTTTGACAATGCTGTGGATCAATGGGTGGCAAGCTCGTCAGCAGAAAAGTGTATCTTTGTCCAGATCCTGTACCATGCCTGTCAGACCTACTGGGAGGGGAAAGCAGGGAGTCTGGGAAAGGCTGTGAAGCTGGCCAAGGTGGGTCACCAGAAGATAGCATCAAGTCAGCGCACTGTGCACGAGGGTGGAGCTAGTCCCAGTGACTCTCCACCAAAATCTGCATCCAGAACCCTGCAGGCCCGACGGAAGAGCTACGTTCCTCCCAGACAGGCAGAGTTCATCAACTGCCAGTCCAAACTCACAGGAG ACGCCTGCACCATGAATCTGGTCATTTACCGTTGCAAAGCCTTCTTTAATCGTATGAAGAATATGATGGTTGCAAACCAAAGTTGCTCACCAGGTCGAG GTACAG GTCAGCCTGGGCAGCGAGTTACAGGTAGCACTATGGGTAATGTAGTCCAGAGGGTGAATGTGGCTCTGGGGGAGCGTGGAGAAAGACTGACTCAAGCTGAGGACAAGACTGTGGAGCTGATGCACAAAGCCCAGCAGTTTGCAGACACTGCTCACAAG CTGGCCTTGAAGTATTCAAAGTAG